The genomic region agtgggcattgtggcccgttttcagaaaagtccaagagaatcccacttggtagcagtcaagaggattcttagatacctgaaagggacagttgattatggattgtggtatccatacaatggtgattttaatctcaaagtatttaccgatgcaaattgggtaggtaatgtggacgagcgaaagagcacaaccagtggagcgttctttcttggtggaagactagtctcgtggacgAGTAAGAAGTAGAGATGTActtcccagtctacagctgaagcggagtatgtgACAATGTTTATGAaatgcactcaagcaatctagatgaagcatgtattggatggtttcaaagtacctatatctgaaccggtgagtatattttgtgacaacacaagtgcaataaatatttccaagaatctggtattgcattctaggactaagaacattgagctcaagtatcttttcttgagagagaaggttcaaaacaaagaggttgtattagaacatgtttccagtaaggagcagctagcagacatattcactaagcccataccgaagactacatttacctatttgagaggtgaattaggggtttcgccccttcatgaagtaaactaaagttttgtacaccacatcagtcaggtactacagtgtcaaatcttttaggattgatgtgttgaaggatgctactccatataGAAATTAAGAATAATGAAAATGTTAATAAAATTATGAGTATCAACCCTAGTATATGGGGAAGTCTACCATAGTATATGAATTTAATCAAATAGGCGGTGGTCTACATCAAAGAAATTAGTCCAATAGATAAGGGATATACAAAATCAAAGCATATAAATATGGTTCGAAGAACAAGAATAATATTACAAAAATTGATGTGCTTTTTGAATATTCGAGAGATGCAACCTTCTTGATGCCAAAGCTCTTGTATACTTGGAGTGCCAAAGCAATTCTTTAACCTTTTCCTCATTATTTGTTCTATCTATTATCCCCTTTGATGTTACTCCAACCACCAATTCTTCATGATCTCTTTCTATGTATGTATCTCCAAAATATCGAAGATTCCATCTTGAGGCACCATTGAAATTGAGTTTACTCCAATGTTTTGATGGAGCAATCCAACATCCCCAATCCTTATTTGTTTGGTGGTGGGTTAATCTGATCAGCCCCATGAACATGAGAAATATTGAGCCATTCCATCCTTTCACCAATACATTATCTCAATATATAAAATATGTATttttaatgaataaatgaataatttaatttatttaatgatatatcacaattctaaattaaataaaatacattatTTATTACAGTGATTAaatttgatcttattttatttatttataatttaaaaaaatatgttttctTTTTTACTATGGTCTCCATCATTAAATTTTTTTCATAAATTCGAATTTAAATATTGTTAAATCTAGTTTTATTATGAAAGGAATTTAAAATTTCGTGACAAATATCATAAAGGGAAGCACGTGAATGCAAAATGACTCCTCCAATATCTCCAGTACTGGTGGGAAAATTTAGGAAGAACATGGATCTAGGATTGGTTACTTTTGATGGCGGAAAGTAATGTATGACCAGATGACAAAGTTGTACGTTACGCTGTCTAACTTTCACGTTTATATGTATAAACATAGTCACGCCTCTCGAGTCTTCTATTCAGCTTAGAAGTTTGTCTAAATTAACATACAAATTGGAAAGGTTGACAAGGATTTCAAGTCCCCAGGGCGTTATAATGTGAAACCGAGTGTCCGAAATAAAAACTGAACTGATTTTAAGTGTGACTAAATTAATCGACCCAGATTCCTTCGATAACGGAGATAAAAGCTGATCTTCTTTCAGAGGGAGGGAATAATGTGCGCCATTTTCAAACTTCTGTTGAAATTTCTACAGTCAGAAGATAAGATATCAATCTGTGAATATATCTGCGAAATGCGGGTCATGTGCAGATCAACGAAACATAAGCTCACCATTGAAAGTAGACAAGAATAAAGATGCCCCTTCAATTCAAGACATCCCTAAAGCTTTGTATATTACACTTTTGTCCAAGAGATTAGTTGAAATATGGTTGCTCATATAGCCTTTTTCCTGTCATTTCAGAAATGCTTTTTCCTAACATGCTAAGAGATGTTTCAAAACGTTTTATAATTGAATGAAATAGTTTAGAGATTGACATCTTAAATTTTCAGGGGAAAGAATTGATACTGTTATGTCACCTCACGACTGGCAAGTCAAATATCGGCTATAATTTATGGGTATTGTTTTTCAAGTATAGGTAAGGTCAACAACTATAGTATAATCCTAGATGCCATTCATGTCCATTACCACCGTAAGATTAGCAACGTAATAACGTGCATATAACCATATTGTCAACCAGTGGGGCTCACGGTTTGTTGTGTTCTACAGCTTTTAGCAAGGCTAAATTTCTATATAAGGGGTGCTAGAGCCATAACATGTCGTATAACCATTGCAGGTCTTTACTCATCCAAAATGGCCAGCAATGGGTCCTTACAGTTGTTGCTTCTTTTAGTTGCTATCTTCTTCTTCCAGTCGATATTTGGAACTTCTGTGAATATGACGGAGACAGAAAATGCGGTTGAATATCATGTTGAGAAGCCGGAGCTTGTGGCTCAAATGGTAGAAAGGTAAGCATGCGGGCTTTGAGTCTAAAACATTTTAGAGCATTTAAGAAACATTGTATGAGAACGAAATTCAACATCTTATCACATTTTGGACTATGATTTGTTAAAAATTAGGCTTACTTCTAATGTGGGTTGATGCTAAATTGCAAGTCTTATTAAACATGCATCTACTTATCCTCACGTTGTTGGCCCTATTCTTTCTTTACTACATTTTCTATGGTATTATTCTTGTAACTGTCGTTGGTACGCAGCTGTTATAGATCAATTTTGTATTACCCATATTGTCATACGCTTCGATAGTTTATAAATGTTGTTGTAGAAATAGATTCAATATAAGAAAAGTGATTTTGTAATTTAGTCAGCTCAATCTATTTTTTTACATCTAAGATACGTTCTAGGTGTTTGAGATTATTTGAGAATTTCAAGAGATACTGTGCAGGAGCTTAAATATTTCGAAAAGAAAGCTGAGTTCGTGCGGAACAGGGAACCCCATCGACGACTGTTGGCGTTGTGATCCTAACTGGGTTAATAACAGAAAGAGGCTGGCTGATTGTGCCATTGGCTTTGGCAAAAACGCCATTGGAGGCCAGAATGGCAGATTTTATATAGTTACAGATCCCAGTGACGATGACCCTGTCAATCCTCGACCTGGCACTCTGCGCCACGCTGTTATTCAAACCGAGCCTCTCTGGATTATTTTCCAAAGAGATATGGTTATTCAGCTCAAGGAGGAGCTTATCATGAACAGTTACAAGACCATTGATGGTAGAGGTGCCAATGTTCATATAGCAAATGGAGCTTGCATCACAATTCAGTATGTGAACAACATCATCATTCATGGAATTCATATCCATGACTGTAAACCTGCTGGAAATACAAATGTGAGGAGCTCACCCACCCATTATGGGTATAGAACCAGAAGTGATGGAGATGGGATTTCCATCTTTGGATCAAGTGCGATTTGGGTAGACCACTGTTCATTGTCAAGCTGTACAGATGGACTGATCGACGCCATCAGAGGGTCCACTGCTATCACCATTTCAAACAGCTTTTTCACTCACCATGACAAGGTACTCAACTATTTCTTTGCTCTGaaataaattcatttttctttACAAAGAATTCAGTGTTGTGTCTCAGTGACAGGATCTTAGTACCGGGTAGTAAAAGCCCATAatcagaatttttttttgaaataatgttggtgaCTATTTAAGTTAATAAAAAAGCTATTGCTCGAGTTAAATATTTAGTGGTGTTTTGCAGGTGATGCTCCTGGGACACAGCGATGACTATACCCAAGACGTTAAAATGCAAGTAACAGTTGCATTCAACCAttttggagaagggcttgttcagCGTATGCCTAGGTATGAATAAAATCTAGATAGAACTCTGTATTTCTTACTCAAAAGCTAATGTTTATCCGTCTGTTCACAATCTAaaccttaaaaaaaattaatgttgtGATGCAGATGCCGACATGGATACTTCCATGTAGTGAACAATGATTACACCCACTGGGAAATGTACGCAATCGGGGGAAGTGCAAACCCCACCATTAACAGCCAAGGCAACAGATTCCTTGCCTCTGACTCAACCAAGGAGGTGAAAAACCTATACAAATAATTTATCTTATATCTTTAGTATATAATGGATGTAGAATAATTATGGTATGGCTGGTGTGCAGGTGACAAAGCATGAAGATGCACCAGAAAGTACGTGGAGCAATTGGAATTGGAGATCAGAGGGAGATCTGATGTTAAACGGGGCGTTCTTCAGAGCATCAGGAGCTGGAGCATCGTCAACGTATGCCAAAGCTTCGAGTATGGCGGCAAGGCCTTCCTCTATTGTGGGCTCTATCACTGCGACGTCAGGTGTCCTCACCTGCAGAAAAGGTTCCAGCTGTTAGACAAAATACGTGCATTATAGAAAACTGTGAGGAATCCTTCGAATATGTACTTGGTGAGCATTAGCGTACTGAATTTATGAATCTGTCTCTCTCCAGACAGTATGATCAAATATAACTAGGTTTATTAGTTAATAGTTAGCTATTTTAGTTGTTTTGTGGAAACTACAGTCTTCTACTAAATTGGAATATATGAGCTTCTCTTTATTAAATTGCAAGCGTAGTTGAAGGTCATGTCACCATGGTGTTTATTATCTTGCTTGCCattcaataataatttttaaaagaaatattttattaaattaatatttggaaaatttgaaattattaaattGTAAGACACTCTTAAATATATTTCCCTTctttaatatttatatttgatCTTGTAATGACACTTTTTTCCaagacttaattaattatttgcagTGGAATTAATAGATTAAATTTTAATGCGAAGTTCATTAATTAAAGGTaaagtgtctttaagcttaatatTGGCTAACCACATTATATATTTCTCCACATTATATATCTACAAAGTAAATTAACAACACAATAAATAGAATAACATAACCACTTAATTTAACCATAATATTGGCAAATCATATATAAAGCATTTTCAATATCTTATAGCATCAAGGTTTTCCAATACCTATCTTAATCTTGAGTACTTGGAATAGTCATTCTCACTCCAAGAAGATTCTAGTGGCCTTGGGTCCTTTATGGCTATGGCACCCCACGGAGGAAACCGGTTCTTACACAAAACCAACCATATTatctataattcaaaggaatagtcaCAGGTCTAGGCTCTTTTACGACAAGTAAGCACTCCAGGAGGTcaggttcttacacagaacctcgCATGCCTTCACGACATTAAATAAACACAACCCTAGCCAAGACACTCCTGAGTGTACATCGTACTTCGTGTTGGACACACGttgtgtgccccttctccaatgcccatgccAACCAATGACCTTAACCTTCATTCCTTTGTTCCTTCTGAATTCCTATATTTCCTCCCATGCccatagcccaccaagccaccttcttcttcttccttgagtgatctccatgcccccttccaagtctcacataaatgacttatataaccatttaaggggtggtttccaaaccatcacaccctttcgaaAAGGTCACCTTTAATTGtcctttaataataataattattcctCTCTTTTAAGAGAGTTTTTCAAAAACATTCTTTATTAATCCTTCTTTGAACCAAGGATTATAataacctttatttttatctccctttTTCATTCTAAAGGGCTTGTTTCATTAATTTATCTTCTTTTGGAGAAATACTCACATAACAATTCCCCCCATCTAATTTAGCTACTGTCCTCAATAGCATGAGATATATCTACACCACAACTAAAAATAAACGTAACCAATAGCTGAATATGCTAGGATTGAATATTTATACTTCctcaaatacattttttttttcttgattcatAGATTtctttcacctttatttatttatattaacaaataatTTCAAGAGAATCAATTTTCCAAACAAAATTATCATGAAAACTATATATACACTAATTTATTATAAGTATataaaaaatttacaattacaaaaattaatgATGCTTATTATCATATATTTCAACTTCATCATTTTGTCTTGCTATTCAATCTATTTTCTTTGGTAAAGGTAGTTTAACATGTAACTTAACATTAAATTTAAAGGTATCATTATATGTTGACATAATATTTACCTAGTGAATGACATGCATATCCCATACTATGTAGTCACTCATCATTATATATTTAACATATATTCCAAGATGATAATCATGTATTCCGGACTACATGAGTATCCACTTTTACTATAAAATAAGTCACATGTACAaagttattgggttgatcaagtccaataaaaAGGTACATTAGATAAAATAGTACCTAAAAAAAGGTTACTAACATCTTAAAAGAAACTAGTTTTAagctttcttttgtttaagtaagtATGgtatttgagttttgaattttaaTTCAATGATACTAATctaaacataataaaaataaaacaatttttttaaaggtcatctctccccctgtATAGTTCAACATGTCCACATGTTTTCCTTCTAAAACATTttaactcatttagatatcttattttctagttattaAATTAATCTTGGGACTTGTGGGTTATGGGCCCACAAAATCACTTGCATCAAACACATTCAAATGTCCAGTTTATGCTTTTAACTATAAAcaaatttataataatatttttgtgtataaagtaaagaaaattatcatttacatacaaaaatgatcattACAAAGACCAACTTACTAACTCAATATTCTTAGACATCTTTCTTGTATAAGAGATTACAAGACAAATGCAGACAAGCCTTAAACTTAATATCCCTGAAGTTGTCATATTCCAAAGACCAACATGTCCACCATAGTAATATTGGTACACCATGCATATCAAtgttgaaattttttctttgggaCCTCAAACTTGGGTTTTCAGAATGGGACCCTAATAATTTAGTTATTTGAATAAAACTCTTTTTGGCCTCCAACTTTTGGATTCTAATTGCCTCAATCAAACATAAGCTTATGAAGTGTCATTATGGTAAAGGTTATAATATTGAGCTTCATTATATATTCACTCAAACTTATGGAGGAAGTCACAATAAAATATGTAAATCTTTTGAATCTTATGCAAGCAAAGAACATCAAATTTCAATATTTATCTCATGAGAAGATTACTACACTTCTTGAGATTCCAAAGATTATTCTAATTTTAATATTATCATATAAATGATATATCAATTTTATCCTTCAAGTTGTTTTAAggtaatatttatatatatccttCAACCATGGTCAACCTTGCATTTTTTTTGGGAATAATAATAGTGAAGGACAATAGCTAGAGAAGCTTACCGGTTATGAATTTTATTTGGTGAGATATAAATTAGGAAAGAGACTTAATGACTAAATGAGATAAGCTATATCTTGATAACTAGATTATAAGTACATGAATTTGGATTCTATTCATATCAATACTTCCTTATCATTGTTCATTATGTAAGAATATCTTACATTCCTATGATAACAATGTGATACATACGTTTACATGATGAACAAAGGGGATAGACCCCAATAAACCTATTAAAGAAAATACTTTTTCTTAACCACCCAATACtccatttatataattaattcttAAGTGAAGCTTAGATATTTCTTATGAAGAAATTTTGTAAAGATGAGGAAAATCACTAAAGTTGGATTTCATAGGTACTTTACATCTTTCTTATTGAATTATAAAATTTATAATCTTTAATACTAAGATTTTTTATTTACTGTTTCATTatgttcaatttgtttaaattcacAAACTCCAAGAAATGAAGATCAAAATATTAACCATCTACTAATTGTACATAAAGGCTCTTTGTGATCTCATATCTAAGTCTAGGAATTGAATATATTTATCTAATTGAATCTCTTTATAAGATGACTTAAAAGTTTGTTATGTAAATTGAGAATCAAAGCACAACTTCATAGACTATATCCAATTATTTTGGAGACCAAGAACACTCATAAAGTGACATGTCCACTGCTTAATGATGTTATTAGTGATCCATTGATTGATATGAGAAACAACCATTGTTGCGATATGATTGCAACTTCCTAAATTtaagtaaaaaaaaattctatgcTCTTGGAGGAAAATTGTTGTTTGAGCATATGTTTTTCTATTTATAAATCAATTGTCAATCCTTATTTGATGAGATTATAGAGAATGGTGTCACTATTGAGAAAGATACTTATAGCTAAAGGTTTGGTTAAATTTTACAAGGAGAACCAACAAACCTTAATTTTAGAATAAAAATagaaatattgtcaatgatggtgtCACTGACACTAAACATGTCCAAGTTGCAAACACCTCAAATTTTAATCAAGCCACAACCTCCCATCTTGGTATACTAGATAGGTCCCTCAAGGTGCACCTTGATCAAACAATGAAAATAAATGCAAATGTAACTTCCCTTCATGATTTTACGAATATATTTCATGTTCCCAGAGCTTGCATTTTGGCACAGTTAGGGAGGAATCTGAAAAAGTTCATCGAGTTTGACTTtatacctgccaattgcatttatcTAATCATTTTTaaaaccttttaaaaaaaaacttcattCTATGATACAACAACACAAGCTGTCAATCTAAGTCGATTGTGGTGTAGCCGATTAGTTTGCAAGTTAATCTTGTCATGATCTATACGCTCCAACTATTGATTTTGTAAGGCAATGAAGAGTCTCACAATTCTTAACTAAAACATTTTCTATGATTTTCTCCCCATTCATTTCACATATTAAAACAAACTAAGCTATAAATATTTATGATCCTTTGTTGTAAAATACAGACTACATATTTAAACTATCCTATAGAGTATCAAactcaatttttttatttgtattaGAGTTTGATTGATAGGCTATTTGTGACTGGTTGGTTTTTAGAGGTAAATTGGCCTCAATGAACCTAAAAGAACTTTTACACAAGCATCTGCCAGGAAGTTGAAGTGTGGAACCCTCAATTCGTGAATCCTTCTCTTCTTAATCCTTCATTCTACTAATCTTGAAATATGATTTGAGGTGTGGATTGTAAGTTAGTAATTTTTATGAATGATCTACGTCTTAATTCCGAGTTCGGTGTTAATTTATAAATATCTTCGATGACTTCCTCTAGAGTGAAGGGAAACAAGAAATAGGTCACATCCTTTAAACCAAAAGATGCATCATTTTGTGTGTATGTGAAAGTTCTCGCACTGTGCGGTCTATAAGTCCAAAAATTTATAGAGTTAGTAATATGTTCTTTCAATGAAGGTCCCATACTATATATACTCTTATAAAATCTTTGAATAGTTCACAACCAGACACTAATTATCACATGATATATAAAGAACATGAATAGCAAGTGAATTTGGAATGATTTATATATGTTTAAAATATCCGGTAATAACAAAGTAAGCATAGTTAGTTACCAAGAGTAGTAATAAAATTGGAATTGAAAAAAGATTATGTGATGAGTTGGAAATTATTGCCAACAGATTGCCATGGATGCCTCCACAGCGAATGTCTTAGGGTTAGGCTAAATATCGATCCTCAACTCTTGCTTTGGCATCGTATGCAGTTGTGCAAGAGATGGACTACAAACTTGTCTCATCTCGAGATCTCAATCAATGCAAGACTCTCATATTTGCTTGTGGGTGATAGTAGAACAATCAATCTTTGTGTGTAAAAGTGATGGCCTTAAACTCCCTACCAATCGAAGTTGAATGCATCATTGAATTAGATATGTTGTAAAACAAAATTCATTAATGTTTAAGCCGGGGACTATAATGGTTGTTGAACTCTTATtagatgtatatatattttttaattggatatatatatttttctcattaATATAATTAgcaatataataattataaatattggAGTCCTAGTAACCAAGGATATCTAACTTAATCATATAAATTGTTCTATTAAGAATATCTTTTTTTTCTATTATTAGCAAAAAAACTTATATTGTTAATTCTATTTTTGAATTGCATGTGTGAAATAGAATACTACAATTTTCCATATAAATGATTATTAGTACAACCTAAgccaaattaaatttaaatttaatgaaatGATGTTTAAAGTGATCTTATGTATTTACCCTTATAGCCTTGCCACTCCTAACTAGGACACATTAAAAAAGGCATTTAACAATTAACAACTTAAAAGTCCAATCTTTGGCTCTGGTACCAAAATGTAATGACACTTTTTTTCaagacttaattaattatttgtagaaGAATTAATGGATTAAATTTTAATGGGAAGTTCATTAATTAAAGGTAAATATCATTAAATTATATGTAAATGATAATAATTACAAAGTAAATTATCAACACAATAAATAGAATAACATAACCACTTAATTCAACCATAATATTGGCAAATCATATATAAAGAATTCTCAATATCTTATAGAATCAAggttttccaatacttatcttaatcttgagtACTTGGAATAGTCATTCTCACTCCAAGAAGATTCTAGTGGTCTTGGGTCCTTTATGGCTATGACACCCCACAGAGGAAACCAgttcttacacaaaaccatccaTATTatctataattcaaaggaatagtcaTAGGTCCAAGCTCTTTTACAACAAgtaagcactccaggaggacaggttcttacacagaacctcgCATGCCTTCACAACATGAAATAAACATAGCCCTGGCCAAGACACTCCCGAGTGTACACcataccccgagttggacacaggTTGTGTGCCCTTCTCTAATGCCCATGCCAACCAATGACCTTAACCTTTATTCCTATATTTCCTCCCATGCTcatagcccaccaagccaccttcttcttcttccttgagtgatctccatgcccccttccaagtctcacataaatgacttatataaccttttaaggagtggtttccaaaccatcacacccttttgGAAAGGTCATCTTTAATTAtcctttaataataataattattcctctcttttaagattttttaaaaaaCACTTTATTAATCCTTCTTTGAACCAAGGATTATAATCATTCTAAAGGGGTTATTTGATTACTTTATTTTCTTTTGGAGAAATAGTCACATAACAGACCTTTAGATTTTTGATTCtgcatttaatatttttatctAATATAGAACAAGTGCCATGTAACGACAAGTACTTGCCATCGCAGTATTACAATCAAAGTAtttgatagatgatttttctagacaTAGTGAGATAGAGatatgttagtgataatttgagGTTAGTGAAATTATAGTTGttcaaaataaaataactcttaaatatatatatatatatattttgatcggTAAAAGGTCGAAGTTAGAGAAATTTATtcattttaaaaattgatttttacATCTCCATTCATTGTGGGCACtcgtaggaaagaatggagggaagaaaacctccggtctagctcagatccattaatggatcaaaaatcaaatttaatgctACAATCAGCTAATAGCAAAGTACAAGATATATGAATCCctggataattcacatccaggtTAATCTATTTGAAATATTTCTTAATATCCATCCTAGATTTCCTTTGTGTTGTAATTCAATCCTTCCCTGTTCAGATTTCCTTGTTACTGATGTCCAAAACCAGCTAAATTAACAACACTGGCCCTGTAAAATCCCATCTTAGGAGTTTGGAGAGGCGGAATTTGGTAGTCCTAGTTGTCTAGGTTAAAGAGTGGGTCCACAATGCCATCTTCTATCCTGAATTCTTTTACTCTTTTCTTGCAAGATTTGAAACAACCACATTCCACAGTTCTGCAAAAGTACCTTTTCACACCTTACAACCAAGACCATTGTTAGTATGTCTAAAAGCATTACATATCAAAATAAATTTGTCAACAACTTGAGTCATAGCTCCTTATTTAACTATTATTGTCAACTTTCCTCAAAGGTTATTGTACTTTTAATCATCTCTTATTTTGAGGTCGCCATCAATTTGTTTGGATATCATTATAAGAGATCATCCAGGCTACAATAACATGGGGGAGGAAGATTTTTATTCATTTATCATAGGAAAGAGAATATATCAACCTTCAGCCATCACAAGCATACTACTAGAACAGATGGTGCTACTTATATTTCTTTATAGGCCCGTGAGCTGTGAGATTTATATAGTATTTTGCATGAATCATGATACTTTTAAATTATAGATTGCTACTGCTGCTCAGAGCCCAAGTTTGAACATGCCTTAGATCAATCaaacatatatataaatgaatgggcATAAATATGAACCTCATAGAAGATAATATAAACCATCTGAACTACCCACAACAAGAAATGTAAGGG from Cryptomeria japonica chromosome 3, Sugi_1.0, whole genome shotgun sequence harbors:
- the LOC131052066 gene encoding probable pectate lyase 22, coding for MASNGSLQLLLLLVAIFFFQSIFGTSVNMTETENAVEYHVEKPELVAQMVERSLNISKRKLSSCGTGNPIDDCWRCDPNWVNNRKRLADCAIGFGKNAIGGQNGRFYIVTDPSDDDPVNPRPGTLRHAVIQTEPLWIIFQRDMVIQLKEELIMNSYKTIDGRGANVHIANGACITIQYVNNIIIHGIHIHDCKPAGNTNVRSSPTHYGYRTRSDGDGISIFGSSAIWVDHCSLSSCTDGLIDAIRGSTAITISNSFFTHHDKVMLLGHSDDYTQDVKMQVTVAFNHFGEGLVQRMPRCRHGYFHVVNNDYTHWEMYAIGGSANPTINSQGNRFLASDSTKEVTKHEDAPESTWSNWNWRSEGDLMLNGAFFRASGAGASSTYAKASSMAARPSSIVGSITATSGVLTCRKGSSC